GGGatcctgaagtcagatgtaagaccttttttaagaccctttcctttccacacattttaagacctcatcgccacttggagttctaaccggttaccttggcgacacactttacctcacattgactatatacagtattaattgtccttcctccttatcttcctaccgtttggacgcaaacttgcatttccccataacgatgttgcttagcaaccggcgtaaacggaccgtcgcgcgctatcaagcagtgagcgcgcgatgtcctgttcagatgacgtcagacccaacgggatgccatcaataaactacacagaatcacactacacacctacgccatgattacattcaggcagactgtagaacacaacctctctggacaatttatatacttattgaaaacaagctacaaaatgtaacaccttggaaaatgccgtttaatactttttaatagccttaattttcgctaaattgatttatcaacttgtaatacttgttaagaccccgcggaccccctgtgaACATAGAGGCTGAGATGTTGATGAGTCAAGATGCACACAGATAATCGACACCTGATACTGTGAACATCGTGTGTTTGCATGGAGAAGAATAGCCGGGTGTACCATGCACCCAAATAAGATCAGGTTGTCGTGTGCATGTGGAGACACTGAATGGTACAAAATACCTACGTGTATCTATGGCAGAGTGATTCAATGCAGATCAGCACCCGAACATTATCCCTGGCCTTCAGCTGACTCTTGCTCCTCTTCACCTCGTTGTGGTCTGCAAGGAGAGACACATGTTCACAATCACATGGAGAGAATGTCTCAAGCATTGCTCACAACAAATATATCCCGTTTAAGTAGCCGCAACTGAAACCCCGCAGCTGAACAGTCCAATCTCAGTAACTTGACACAACAGGCCTGTCAAACTTTGCTTTTTTCTGTGTCCTGATCTGGATATTTATatttttcagtttttccaaatccgataaagtaaaagtataaggcGTCGATTAAACTGCGATAGTTTACTCCAATATAAGCTGCAGTTGTACAGCTACAGTAACTAGCGTCTTCGCTGTAGTAACCTTGTTTAAATGTTTGGACATCATAACATTTGCCTCTTCTTTCAATAAAAGCTCATATTTTCTTCATTGTTCCTCATCATACTTTTAAAATAGGAATAACTCGCTTTACacgcaaaacaaaaacaatgcagtTTATTTACATATCTACTAAATCAACATTCaattggtgaagatgtttcacTTTTTGCATGGGACATGTAGCTTTAACCCCAGTTGTCATGCATGTCTCATGTATGTAGCTGTCAAGCATATTTAAGATCCTTTAAAAAGGGTTGTCATTTTAAACCTGGTCAGATGGAAATGTTAAAAGTCAGACATAGACAGCGTAAAAACACTGTTTGCCTATGATGCACAAATTACGCCAATTAAGGACTGTTTCTTTCCATTTTCAGACCCTTATTTCCTTTGTATATGTCCTGTAATACTCCATAAAGACAGTGACTGTGACTTACCAATGTGGACGTTAGCAGAGAACTGGTAGATCCCAGTGATGGGAGCCGTGAATCTCCCGGTGGACTGGTCCATCCCCAACCCTCTGAGGAACGCTCCTTTAGCCGGAGGCTGAAAGCACAGAGACATGAAgttaatatgtttacatttcaGAGTGTTAATTCATTCTCTGAGAGCTAATATGGCGGCCTGGCTAACTACCTCGTCAGCTACAGTTCACCAAGTAAGCTTCAACTATTTCCtcgtttacattacattgcatttagctgatgcttttatccaaagcgacttacaataagtacattcgaccaggaagacacaaccttgaagaaaacagaatcatataagtacatcaggtttcatagagccaagcatttcaagtgctactcaactggctatagataagccagtcctttattagtatataagcgctctgttagcagttctttaccctgaatcagaatcagaatcagaatcaggtttattaccaggtaagtttacacgtacgaggaatttgacttgatgtcatggtgcatacataaaaatgtcattaaaaaatattaagaaataatacaaaatatagcagtatttacataaaatatggaataaaaaTCGGCAGTAATAAAAGAAAACAGATATTTTGTACATTGTGTGCATTGATGTAATACATAGAATGGTTTAGTTTGACCCAAATCAAGTGTTGGTAAAAACCATTAAAGACTGAGTCAAGTGTAGTGAAATATCATGCAGTGGAAATTCTGCAAATGTCACCAAGCTTATGGAACCGATTTGGTGAAGATGTACCTCCTTTTTCTTTAAATATGACTCTGCAAAAACATGTACGTATCCCTTCCAAAGCCATATGTACCACGCTTGTACGAACAAAGTGCCGTGTTAGCATGTTAAACCGTTCGGAAAAGCCTAATCCTCCCTCCTGAAACCATGACAGCCCATCCCAACGGGGCATAGTTCTTCCACTACAGCATGCCGTTTCAAACAGTGTCTATTTCTGTCCTCTCCACACTTTATTCCAAGTCAGAGACAGAGTGCCTTTTGTACGCTGCCCAGAAAGTGATGTGTATAATTGAAAAAGTAGATATTTGTATCCAGAGAGCCAGTCTGGGTCTCGGAGAGGCAGTGCACGCTTTGCCAGTGCCAGTTACCAGAGAGGGGATCATCCTCTCGTAATTCCCCCACATGCAGACTAAGCGATGATTACCAAACACTCGCTCTTTCAAGCACACTTAGGAGAGAGAAGCAAATGGGTCAGAAACAAAGCGTGAAACCATGCTGAAGCAGGATTAGCCAaaacctttctttttctaccaACGCTGAACTGGTTCTTAAAGAATAGaatatatctttattgtcaTCATACAAAGTACGACGACATTTCTTTGGCAACTCTCACTGCAGTAAAAAATagacacaaataaatatatgaatAAATAAGAGTAGTAGCGATTAACGACAAAATGCAATGTCATAGTGCATATTTACCATTTCTAACTGTGTGTTGTTCACAAAGGGTTATAGTAACTAAAGGAAGTCAAATAGCCATACATATTTCTAAATAGTAGTGGTTGCAGTCTTTGAGGGGCGGAGGTGTGTTTGTGAATGTTCACAGTTGTTTTAATGTGCTCTGAGGTTAAACATTTACTTGGTGGTTTCAATTCAAACGCACTGTCTGGAAGTTCTGCAGCTCCACCAGagtgaaaataaggagcccctccccacgcccctctgagagagatttggttagaaagaactagagatgtcccgatccgatcacgtgatcggggatcggagccgatcacgtgattttcaaaagatcggaatcgggagaaaaaaatcggggatcgggatttttttacattttctttttattaatatttaatgttacaaaacaaaaatgaccatgttcacgtcttaaagtcatcctgaggccttagttttggtttaaaattacacaacatcatgtatgtgttgctttctttgggcttgttttcagacctggttgcttatttctctgaaatctggcaacagagtgggcgcagtgtctaatagtagcaacaagctaacgagaggctacggtcagctggtgactcgggagtcgggacagagaaaatgtcaggagtttggaagtattataaaattgaaagcgaaggcagtgtaacagccagatgcaatgtttgcaaggcggaggttccgcgtggtggaaagaacagagctacgttcaacacgaccaatctaatacgctacctgagaaacaaacaacaacaacacggcgagtacacagcggccactcgggtaacggcactgaaacaaccgacactttcagagacttctaaaaggaaagagaaactgccccagaacagtgacaaggccaaacaataacagccaagatagctgaatgcatcgcgttggatgaccagccgttatctgttaccttttttctctcttaatgcattgcataaagatcggatcgggaaaaattggtatcggcagattgtcaaaatcaaatgatcggaatcggatcgggagcaaaaaaaggtgatcgggacatccctagaaaGAACaccatggtgctctaggaggaaaTGCAGGTGataagatgggggggggggttaccttggttgctgattggctaatggttagacaagccaaaaaaatcgttatgacatcataaagtagccaaaatctgatcagctcattttcagacagggttttatagaaatggatcaggacaaaaaagagagagaatctttgttcctgaaactttcagagtctctttccacagaggggacacatgttgatgtagaagagacatgaagaagaggggacacatgttgatgtagaagagacatgaagaagaggggacacatgttgatgtagaagagacatgaagaagaggggacacatgtttatagaagacatgaacaagtggattttgcataatactgtaggtgacctttaaacaaACGTACTGTCTGAAAGTTCTGCAGCTCCACCAGAGTCTTCTTGTCGACCACCACGGGTCCTTTGAGCTTGCAGTGGAAAGCCTCCTCGATCCTCCGGTACGAGGTCATCCCCTCCAGCGTGAGCAGGGCTGTGGGGAGCTGGCTGGGGCTCGCCTGCCTCTCCAGAGACGCTGCTGCTCGCCTCTCTGTGGCCTCTGACAGAAACACATCCACGTTATTCTACACTCGATGAGTtaatgttgggaaaatactgaatgtactcttccaatatcagagtaCACATGATAACAAAAGCCGGATACGtaacaggatgtatgattagaagagcatcaggactaggatagacatatgacaagcatgctcatCTCTgaggtggagctaatctgaactaaacattgaatactgctttctattcctccatcttgtgactgtgtgactccctctgttggatatcagcatgtgaaggacactgctcaggaactagttgatgctctgtatgtgatgactacttccattggggagaggatcacagatacatgggtcctgaggttgaagctcaagcTGTTGATGAGTGATATTTTCCTAACAGTTAACATCGATTTTATTCGATAATATGGTGAAATGTAGATTCGATTAGACTTTATTCCAATTGAGTTCTGGGACAATGAAATATAGTAAGCATCTAGCCAGAAATGCGTGAGaagctttaaaggtcccatgtcatggccatttctactgatcataattccattggtgaggtctactagaatagatttacattgttcaatgttcctaactcacattggtttctcagcatctctgtaaatattcactctctgtcctaaacggcttgttggagctcctgcccccccctccctgtgagccctagtggccgtctgcgaaacagcgagacacagcaaaACCCAGcccggaacacacacacacccacagccTGGctgcgagcctcgcaacgtcccaccgagtgtgtgtgtgaggaagtccgcggattggtcaaaacgtaacggctccgcagaTTGGTTAATTTGGACCAGtctgcggagccgttacgttacgtcactataccggaaatacgtcactatacccaagaggtaaacaatggaaaaagataaatgtccaacgaggcgttctggggcagcacagacaggtattttctgtgtcagagttttactcgctacagggtgtactttgagggtttgtgactctgcagaccgttcacatgcagaaaaagctacataacacagggggacggtaataaccggaaaagcatgacatgggccctttaaagtGCAGTGCAATGTATAGGTATAAGTGTCTAAATACgagatatatacaaaagtatataCAGAATGagtgtaaaatgtataatatagaCACTTACAAGGTGAGTTAAAATGTGGAGGACCTATATGTGGTAATATTTAACTGAAGGAttgtgttagcatttagcactaTGCTAGTGTTGGCGTGTTAAATAGGGCTTTGGAAACCATATTTACatgtcgttgttgttgttgttgttgttgttgttgttgttgttgttgttaagtCAGAAGCAAAGAGAAAGTATGAAGGAGGACACAAGAAGGCAAAGGATGGAAATCTTCATGAAATATGTTGACACTTTTATAAATAATGTGAAAGAATATAAGTGAATATTAATACGTGTCAGACATACATGTGGTAGACATACATGTGCACATCCATACGTTTAAAACTGAAGGTTATAAATGGATGAATGAGCCGACTTGTGTCTGGGTTTGAAAAATGAACAAATGTCTACCTTTAATCATGTCTTTGAACTCCTGCAGAAGGACTTCCTGGGTCACCTCAGCTCCAGGAGATCCAGGAGGTCCCTGAGGGCCGGGAGGACCAGGAGGACCAGGGGGGCCGGGCTAATGGAGGGAAAACATTCAAAACATTGTCATGCATCCAACTCAATCTCAAAATCACAATGTCTTATTTACCAATCACTGCAAAGTACCAACGGTCATTAATCATGTACACTTGTTTGAAAAACGGCAAGACACACAATCAATCTCTTGGGTTTACCAGGGGTCGTTTGCGTTTGCGACACTTTCCAGGAAAGTTGCCAACAGGTCTTTTAACAAAGTCCATCCATGATCCCAGTGGATCCACTCGCTGGTTGTCAGAAACCTGCAGCAGAGAGGAAAACCTCAGAGTTAATCATAGAGTGAATAGGAAAATATGAGCATAAATCGATTTCAAGGACATTCAAAGTATAACCAATAATgaaggcatttattttaatcAAACTTTTTATGGctgtaataaaataaataagacCCAATAAAAAAAAGGCATGTCCCGTTATTGGAAGGCAAGATTTTAATAACCAGGATGAGGACTACAGCCATCAGACTGGGTTCTTATTCAATAATTACAGCTTTTAAAATACACATCCATTATGAGTTGTATTTCTTAATAACTTTGCCCAACTGAGGCTTGATGCAAAGGAACGTATTTACAAATCATTTCTTCCTTCTTCCCACTATCATTGGAAAAGTCTTGCCTTAAGATACAATTAACTGGTGCCAGACTCTGAAGAAGGTCACACAAGGaaacctctctgtctctccgaCTGCAATTCCTGAAAAGAGGCTTTTATTTAAATTCCCCCTCTAAGTTTAGCCCCCCCCGAAAGCTTCACTCTGTCTGTGCTTATTTCTTTATCCCAGATAACTCACTCAGGTGCCACGTCAGGTCTTATTTGCCCCAAAAGCTCGGATGAATGTAAACAAACCCGCAATTTCTTTTCGGAACATACATTTCCATGAGCTCTCTGGTGAAAAATGAGTCTACTACTTATGTGATGTAGTCTCTGTGTGGACGTCAATTACTGTAGTTTACAACAACATGTCAGAACAGTCAACACGTTCTCCGTCATCGAAAGACAGACAAGTGTTTTATTGTATTAACTGTGCTTATTTAAGTAATGTAATGATGGAAAAATGTCATCAACAAGATAACAAATGTATATACAGCATGTAAACCAGGGTGGGTTTTGATTTAAGATTGTTAGTCTGTTTCCGAATGCGCCATCTGCTTATCTCGAATGACTCCTTAATAATAAATTACTGTATAGGAGACTGGGATCGGGTTTGGAGATAAGAAAACGCACTCCATGAAGAACCCACTGGAAGAAGCATTTTTATGCAACAACTGGCATGTTTTCATTTTGGTCAAATGTGAAGTTGAAAGAATTCCAGCTTGAATCTTACCCTTCCCTAGAAATGTCAAGTGCCTTCAGTGGAGATAGAAGAGGAGATAAAGACGAGGTGAGCTGCCTGAAATggaatttgtttagggttggcAGCGGGACACGGATCACTTATCTTCAAAACCAACATGACCCTTTCTTCACTGTTCAAGACTTGCCTCTTGTTCCGCCACAACAAAGTTACTCCTTGTTTGTCTTTTCAATTTACTGGAATAAaagctgttttttttaaatattcatgctctctctctttctccccctctccctccctctccgtgACTTTCTCTTCTCCCTGACAGCAGACAAAATAAACAACTTAACAGGCGCTGAGCCGGCTGTGCGTTGGATCGCtctgtatttttgttgtgattttgaggtttggAAACGGATAAAAGCCAGGCTGATTTGGTCAAGACTTgaaatacttttactcaatactGTTTCCATAAGCCGGGGAGCCTGTTGAATAACCGCTTTTTCCTCTGACATTTCAATTTTCATATTCATTTACATACCAGCTCTGGAAGCTTTATAAGAAGAGTTTGACATTGTGGGAAATACTTAAACCTGCAATTACTGAGTTACTGGGCGACATGTGAACACCACATTGTGTGTGTCATCACCTCTAAAGCTAATATGGCGGACTCATTAACAGTCGATATCCACACATCCAGAGGTCACAGAGCTACATTCATATTCTTGTATTCTTCACCAGTTGTGTTTCAGTCCATCTGATGCATGTAGGTCCAATTTTCACTATTGTTTATTTCTGTTTTTTAAAAGCTTATGTTGAGTGTTTGGTGACCTTTTATCACAGTTCATTTGAGTtgggcttttattctgaaaggtAACATCAGACAGAGTGAAACTGTAAAAGGCTGCTGTTGACTATGTTTTAGCTTGAAGTCAATGGCTCTTGTGCAATGTATCCTGGTACATGTAGGGACTGACAGCGCGGCTCCACGAGTGCAGGAACTAATCTTTCTTGGTCAATATACCTGTAGCTTTCACCACAAACAATGATTGGACATCAACAGAAAAGCAATTGTATTGTGAGAAATGCTACGCTTAGCTAACTGGCTGCTGTTTGTTGCTTCAAATGTACCGCACATCGCATTTCCCAAACTACTTCTTTAAATTGGTCACTATAACGCTTTTTATTacactattggctagcgctccaacacattataGATGATAGGCGGGGCGAGACATCTCTAAGCGCCAATCatcacagagccggccagctaaccaatcagagcagactgagctctggtttcggacagagggtgaaaagaggtgctgcagcacaggcagtgtgagagaaataaagagctttctgaaaTCATGTAAacttgtcacagtagagacacaacatacaaaCATGAACCTgaaatgagcagaatagggcccctttaacataCCAGACTTGTAAGCTTGAACAAATATTAACGTGTTGACGAGTGATGGCAGGGTGTTGCGGTAGTGCTGGAGTCGTACTACTGTAGTATTCCCCGCCTGTGGCAGTTGGAGTACATTTCCACTGGGATTGATTGTAAAACTGTGAATCATCACCTCAGACAGCTCAGTGCGATATAAAGACACCCACCTAATTATGAGAGCCAGTGGGCGCTGATTCTTTCAAAAAGCTCcacatatattattttatatcaGTGTCATAGATCATCGTGTTGCTGTTCCAGAGATACGAAACATGTTGGCCCACACATGTGACTGATAATTATACATCTTAGCCATACcctacataataataaaacagcaTATAATTTCCAGGAAATCAGCCATACTCTGAGCTTGTTATCCTCTTTAAAACACGACATTGTAATTAAACCATTAAAACCTTGCCCTCAAGGATTTTCTGTGCTCAGGGAAGACAGGCTATGAGCAAGGTAATTATTACCTTCATTTCTGAGCCGAAAAATAACAGCAAATCATTGTATAAATAATCCAATCATCAGTTTAAGGAATGCTCAGCTTTTTCCATTTTCTGTTTTAAGCACTGAGTGTAACATACGCTATTTAGTGACAGCTGGGTTGGCTCACACAACATGCCAAAAAGAAAATCGGATTCATTGTATGCAGGTGAGTCTCCGTCTCGACTGAAAACATCAAAGACTGCTCACATGAAAACCATATTGCTTGATGACAGAAAAAAGCTGTCAGGAGCATTCAATCTCTCACTGGCTGCTATTGACCGTGGCGTACAGTAAACGTCgggttccctcccagagctctgTATCAGCACGTACAAATGGTGAACAAAGTGGGGAGGGAATCAGACCCAGGTATCAGTCTGAGAGCTGATGAAGAACACCAGGGCTCTGGCTTTGATCAGCGCTGATGTACGAGTGCCTCAAAGTGGCCTCGTCTGTCAGCAGGTGTGAGCGCACGCCTCTCCAGCACGGACCGAGGGAATGTGTCGGGGCGTTCTGTCTGAAGGTGAGAAAACTGTAAGTCTTCGAGACAGTGTTTATCTTCGTTGACGGAGATTTAAATCATGACACATTACTGAGGCTTCAGATCTTAAGAATGGGGCGCATTGTGTCCAGGGTCTGAGTAAAAGCACTAACACCACAATGTAGAGATACTCCATCACAAGGAAAAGCCTGGCATTCAATGTTTCACAGTCAGAgaacagtgtgtgtgcatgagcaGGAAGAATTCATAATACTGAACCAAACCCATCCTGAAATGCATCCAAACCCCAACAGATCACGCCCTGCCATTATTTCTTCTCTGCCTCTCGCTTTTCTTTTTACCTTCTCCTTCATTTTTAATGAAGTTATTAAATATGAGgccttttaatgttttttttaaatcagtaacatttatttattactaTAATTTAGCATGTGCACTTATGAGTTAATCCAAATTGTCTACATTAGTATATACAAATTAGTGTTTATGAAAGCAATAGATTCTTCACAATTATGAATCAGATTTAAGCACACTTTTTGATTAAGgacttaaagaggacatataccGCTCTTTCTCAGGTTCACattagtatttagtgtctctactgggacatgtctccatgctttaatgttcaaaaagatctttatttttctcatactgccttttcaccctctgtctgaaaccagagccaagtCTGCTCTCAATAGGAGCttccacaccggagtacttttccccgtacttttcccttTTAGTTACGATAGTTCATGAAAACTTTCCCcccctttttagtccctgctagagagcagggaccttcctggggagaaaagggttccaatttctgattggctgggcgaattgcaaaccatgccccgtaaaactctgaaaagttttgtgaagccgccat
This Pseudochaenichthys georgianus chromosome 7, fPseGeo1.2, whole genome shotgun sequence DNA region includes the following protein-coding sequences:
- the c1qtnf12 gene encoding adipolin, yielding MRCGAGPLAVVAAVFWTQCFLLHGVDAKKERKRPKEVTPQQTETFNATMSNSEEVGGSVKVSDNQRVDPLGSWMDFVKRPVGNFPGKCRKRKRPLPGPPGPPGPPGPQGPPGSPGAEVTQEVLLQEFKDMIKEATERRAAASLERQASPSQLPTALLTLEGMTSYRRIEEAFHCKLKGPVVVDKKTLVELQNFQTPPAKGAFLRGLGMDQSTGRFTAPITGIYQFSANVHIDHNEVKRSKSQLKARDNVRVLICIESLCHRYTSLEMIVGLESNSKIFTVSVQGLLELQAGQYTSIFVDNAAGASITIQNGSDFMGMLLGV